In a genomic window of Urocitellus parryii isolate mUroPar1 chromosome 2, mUroPar1.hap1, whole genome shotgun sequence:
- the Tigit gene encoding T-cell immunoreceptor with Ig and ITIM domains: MHWCLLLIWAQGLRQALLLASVTTGTIMMKGNISAEEGGSVILQCHLSFTMTEVTQVNWEQRDQLLAICHTEYGWYINPAFRERVAPGPHFGLTFRSLTMNDTGEYFCIYHTYPDGIYKGSIFLEVLGSSGISSGARSSVGFQVPLLAVLGVICIAVIGMVALAKKKTSFRIPSVESDLRRSPPALQEWSPSISSSPENYVLAGATPAVLCSVQRENDYAEPHDYFNVLSYRSLGSFSFLTETG; this comes from the exons ATGCACTGGTGCCTGCTCCTGATCTGGGCCCAGGGCCTGAGGCAGGCTCTCCTCCTCGCCTCAG TTACGACAGGCACAATAATGATGAAGGGGAACATTTCTGCAGAGGAAGGTGGCTCGGTCATCTTACAGTGTCATCTCTCCTTCACCATGACTGAAGTGACCCAAGTCAACTGGGAACAGCGGGACCAACTTCTAGCCATTTGTCATACTGAATATGGGTGGTACATCAACCCGGCCTTCCGTGAGCGGGTGGCCCCGGGCCCTCACTTTGGCCTCACTTTCCGGTCACTGACCATGAATGACACGGGGGAGTACTTCTGCATCTATCACACCTACCCTGATGGGATTTACAAGGGGAGCATCTTCCTGGAGGTCCTAGGAAGCTCAGGTATTTCCTCAGGAGCA CGCAGCAGCGTCGGGTTCCAGGTCCCATtgcttgcagtgctgggggtcatCTGCATAGCAGTCATCGGGATGGTGGCATTGGCTAAAAAG AAGACATCTTTCAGAATCCCTTCGGTGGAAAGTGACCTCAGGAGATCACCCCCTGCACTGCAGGAGTGGAGCCCCAGCATCTCCTCGTCCCCTGAAAACTATGTACTGGCAGGAGCTACCCCTGCTGTCCTCTGCAGTGTGCAGAGGGAAAATGACTATGCTGAGCCTCATGACTACTTTAATGTCCTGAGTTACAGAAGCCTGGgcagcttcagcttcctcacAGAGACTGGTTAA